From a region of the Methanolinea sp. genome:
- a CDS encoding mannose-1-phosphate guanylyltransferase/mannose-6-phosphate isomerase, translating to MKTLILAGGSGTRLFPLSRGRYPKQFLPLFDSLSLFQTTLRRALMLSSPDDISVVTNRDQEFIVRDQAAAIGCDCRIISEPAGRNTLPAVFFGMQEIERESGPCHVAILPSDHLIHSGPAYAEAFRKANRLAGENLVLFGVKGAAPHTGYGYIRPGRAIGEGYLVESFTEKPDLEMAQVYLREGYLWNSGMFLFSTQLFFDECRVHAPAVAEAFRHPVPAAYEMTPAVSIDYGLMEKTGRAAVVPLETAWNDLGSFDSFYEIFDKNGDGNAVRGEYLGLDSHRNLIIGDRLVITVGLHDTAVIDTGDITFIAPRDRTGEAKRAVEILKERNDPRADFHVTEYRPWGSFTRLEDGPSYRIKRITVPPKRRLSLQMHHHRSEHWVIVHGTAKVNVNGEERLLRKGESTFVPIGSVHRLENPGLVPLEIIEVQIGEYIGEDDIVRFDDDYNRSPEH from the coding sequence ATGAAGACTCTGATCCTTGCAGGGGGAAGCGGAACCCGGCTCTTTCCCCTGAGCCGGGGACGCTATCCCAAGCAGTTCCTTCCCCTCTTTGACTCGCTCTCCCTTTTCCAGACGACCCTTCGCCGGGCGCTGATGCTCTCCTCTCCAGATGACATCTCCGTGGTTACCAACCGCGATCAGGAGTTCATCGTGCGGGACCAGGCTGCGGCTATAGGGTGCGACTGCCGCATCATCTCCGAGCCCGCGGGAAGAAATACCCTGCCTGCGGTCTTCTTTGGTATGCAGGAGATCGAGCGCGAGTCCGGTCCATGCCACGTCGCCATCCTCCCCTCAGACCACCTGATCCACAGCGGTCCGGCCTATGCCGAGGCCTTCAGGAAAGCAAACCGGCTTGCCGGGGAAAACCTGGTACTCTTCGGCGTGAAAGGAGCTGCTCCCCACACGGGATACGGGTATATCCGCCCGGGAAGGGCGATCGGTGAGGGATACCTGGTCGAGTCCTTCACCGAGAAGCCTGACCTGGAGATGGCCCAGGTGTATCTCCGCGAGGGGTATCTCTGGAACAGTGGCATGTTCCTTTTCTCGACACAGCTGTTCTTTGACGAGTGCCGGGTTCATGCACCGGCAGTCGCCGAAGCCTTCCGGCACCCGGTTCCCGCCGCGTATGAAATGACCCCTGCAGTCTCCATCGATTACGGCCTGATGGAGAAGACCGGCAGGGCGGCGGTCGTTCCGCTCGAGACCGCCTGGAACGATCTCGGGTCGTTCGATTCGTTCTACGAGATCTTTGATAAGAATGGAGACGGGAACGCGGTCAGGGGAGAGTATCTCGGCCTCGACTCTCACCGGAACCTCATCATCGGGGACCGCCTGGTCATCACCGTAGGACTCCATGATACGGCCGTGATCGATACCGGCGACATCACCTTCATCGCCCCCCGTGACCGGACCGGGGAAGCGAAACGGGCAGTCGAGATCCTGAAAGAACGCAACGATCCCCGGGCTGACTTCCACGTGACAGAATACCGGCCCTGGGGCTCGTTCACCCGGCTCGAAGACGGGCCGTCATACCGGATCAAGAGGATCACCGTCCCGCCGAAACGCCGGCTCTCTCTGCAGATGCACCATCACCGGAGCGAGCACTGGGTGATCGTGCATGGTACAGCGAAAGTCAATGTCAACGGTGAAGAGCGGTTGCTACGGAAAGGGGAGAGCACCTTTGTACCCATAGGTTCGGTCCACCGCCTGGAGAACCCGGGGCTCGTCCCCCTCGAGATCATAGAAGTCCAGATCGGGGAGTATATCGGAGAAGACGACATTGTCCGGTTTGACGATGACTATAATAGAAGCCCGGAACACTGA